The following proteins are encoded in a genomic region of Rattus rattus isolate New Zealand chromosome 2, Rrattus_CSIRO_v1, whole genome shotgun sequence:
- the Tmem150b gene encoding modulator of macroautophagy TMEM150B isoform X1: protein MWNYLSLLPVILALWAIAGIWIVFAIAVVNGSVDLEKGFPFISNCGSYAPQSCIFGQILNTGAALAVWICIVRYHQLRDWGVKTWQNQLILWSGILCAVGTSIVGNFQEKNQKPTHLAGAFLAFILGNLYFWLQFFLSWWMKGLPQPGPHWIRLLRLSLCSLSTILIVTMIVLHSLHMRSASAICEWTVAMLLFVLFGFFAVDFSSFRGCTLHLQPHLDSSLQQAPSGSPNIQMAMVL, encoded by the exons ATGTGGAATTACCTCTCCTTGCTGCCTGTCATCTTAGCTCTGTGGGCTATAGCTGGCATCTGGATTGT TTTTGCAATTGCTGTGGTTAACGGTTCTGTGGACCTCGAGAAAGGCTTCCCCTTTATCAG TAACTGTGGCTCTTACGCTCCCCAGAGCTGCATTTTCGGCCAAATCCTCAATACAGGAGCTGCTCTAG CTGTTTGGATCTGTATTGTGCGTTATCACCAACTACGGGACTGGGGTGTCAAAACGTGGCAAAACCAGCTAATTCTGTGGTCGGGGATCCTCTGTGCCGTGGGTACCTCCATAGTAGGCAACTTCCAG gaGAAGAACCAGAAGCCCACACACCTGGCAGGGGCCTTTCTGGCCTTCATCCTGGGCAACCTGTACTTCTGGCTACAGTTCTTTCTGTCCTGGTGGATGAAAGGCCTGCCCCAACCCGGGCCCCACTGGATTAGGCTTCTGCGCCTGAGTCTCTGCAGCCTCTCCACCATCCTCATCGTGACCA TGATTGTCCTGCACTCCCTGCACATGCGCTCTGCCTCGGCTATCTGCGAGTGGACAGTGGCCATGTTGCTCTTTGTGCTCTTTGGCTTCTTCGCCGTGGACTTCTCCAGCTTCCGTGGCTGCACCCTGCACTTACAGCCCCACCTGGACTCCAGCCTCCAACAAGCTCCCTCTGGGTCTCCAAATATACAGATGGCAATGGTGCTCTGA
- the Tmem150b gene encoding modulator of macroautophagy TMEM150B isoform X2, whose translation MWNYLSLLPVILALWAIAGIWIVNCGSYAPQSCIFGQILNTGAALAVWICIVRYHQLRDWGVKTWQNQLILWSGILCAVGTSIVGNFQEKNQKPTHLAGAFLAFILGNLYFWLQFFLSWWMKGLPQPGPHWIRLLRLSLCSLSTILIVTMIVLHSLHMRSASAICEWTVAMLLFVLFGFFAVDFSSFRGCTLHLQPHLDSSLQQAPSGSPNIQMAMVL comes from the exons ATGTGGAATTACCTCTCCTTGCTGCCTGTCATCTTAGCTCTGTGGGCTATAGCTGGCATCTGGATTGT TAACTGTGGCTCTTACGCTCCCCAGAGCTGCATTTTCGGCCAAATCCTCAATACAGGAGCTGCTCTAG CTGTTTGGATCTGTATTGTGCGTTATCACCAACTACGGGACTGGGGTGTCAAAACGTGGCAAAACCAGCTAATTCTGTGGTCGGGGATCCTCTGTGCCGTGGGTACCTCCATAGTAGGCAACTTCCAG gaGAAGAACCAGAAGCCCACACACCTGGCAGGGGCCTTTCTGGCCTTCATCCTGGGCAACCTGTACTTCTGGCTACAGTTCTTTCTGTCCTGGTGGATGAAAGGCCTGCCCCAACCCGGGCCCCACTGGATTAGGCTTCTGCGCCTGAGTCTCTGCAGCCTCTCCACCATCCTCATCGTGACCA TGATTGTCCTGCACTCCCTGCACATGCGCTCTGCCTCGGCTATCTGCGAGTGGACAGTGGCCATGTTGCTCTTTGTGCTCTTTGGCTTCTTCGCCGTGGACTTCTCCAGCTTCCGTGGCTGCACCCTGCACTTACAGCCCCACCTGGACTCCAGCCTCCAACAAGCTCCCTCTGGGTCTCCAAATATACAGATGGCAATGGTGCTCTGA